A region of Deltaproteobacteria bacterium DNA encodes the following proteins:
- a CDS encoding alpha-hydroxy-acid oxidizing protein — translation MSTVSSLPESVEVSREVRPAPPRYRNEIGKFAIHRSSLCAACGRCVETCRHGVHVRPEGYLHVMRPFDYRCIGPGCGETESYCIDACAHGALKLSANPVSETMGDRRWTPDLLLSTWAMAETGLPPGNHLESEVGASGGGFDRLRFRFPDSPPPGLRREDISTKLELNRRGDSRPRIAIDVPWYGGGMSFGSTNIRALLGKARVAKAFHGFTCTGEGGYPQRFIPYKDHVITQVATGLFGVREETIQRAPIVEFKYAQGAKPGLGGHLLGDKNTPSVAAMRETVQGVSLFSPFPFHSVYSVEDHRKHLDWIAHVNPRALLSAKVSTPADVDMVAVGIYYAGGHIVHLDGSYGGTGAAPNVAKKNIAMPIEYAIGRVHEFLAAEGIRDQVTVIASGGIRTPADVAKAIAMGADGCVIGTAELVALGCIRCTACESGRGCARGIATTDDELLEMVDIEWCTQRLVNLYAAWQRMLVDLLFRLGLDSVSALRGRTDLLTHLDYEHEA, via the coding sequence ATGAGCACCGTTTCTTCCCTGCCCGAATCCGTTGAGGTGAGCCGCGAGGTCCGGCCGGCGCCGCCCCGCTACCGCAACGAGATCGGCAAGTTCGCCATTCACCGCTCGTCCCTTTGCGCGGCCTGCGGCCGGTGCGTGGAGACCTGCCGGCACGGCGTCCACGTCCGTCCCGAAGGATATCTCCACGTCATGCGGCCGTTCGATTACCGGTGCATCGGCCCGGGCTGCGGGGAAACGGAATCGTACTGCATCGACGCCTGCGCCCACGGGGCGTTGAAGCTGTCCGCCAACCCGGTTTCGGAGACGATGGGCGACCGCCGCTGGACGCCGGACCTTCTCCTGAGCACCTGGGCGATGGCCGAAACCGGCCTCCCGCCCGGGAACCACCTGGAGAGCGAGGTGGGGGCCTCCGGAGGGGGGTTCGACCGCCTGCGCTTCCGCTTCCCGGACTCGCCTCCCCCAGGCCTTCGGCGGGAAGACATCTCTACGAAACTGGAGCTCAACCGCCGCGGCGATTCCCGGCCCAGGATCGCGATCGACGTCCCCTGGTACGGCGGCGGCATGTCCTTCGGCTCGACCAACATCCGCGCCCTCCTGGGCAAGGCGCGGGTGGCGAAAGCGTTCCACGGGTTCACCTGCACGGGCGAAGGCGGGTATCCCCAGCGCTTCATCCCCTACAAGGACCACGTGATCACCCAGGTGGCCACCGGGCTGTTCGGTGTCCGCGAGGAGACGATCCAGCGGGCGCCGATCGTGGAATTCAAGTACGCGCAGGGGGCCAAGCCGGGGCTGGGAGGACACCTGCTGGGCGACAAGAACACCCCCAGCGTCGCGGCCATGCGGGAAACCGTCCAGGGCGTCTCCCTGTTCTCCCCGTTCCCGTTCCACAGCGTCTATTCGGTGGAAGACCACAGGAAGCACCTCGACTGGATCGCGCACGTAAACCCCAGGGCGCTGCTTTCGGCCAAGGTGTCGACCCCCGCCGACGTGGACATGGTGGCCGTCGGGATCTACTACGCCGGGGGCCACATCGTGCACCTGGACGGGAGCTACGGCGGCACGGGCGCCGCTCCCAACGTCGCCAAGAAGAACATCGCCATGCCGATCGAGTACGCGATCGGGCGGGTGCACGAATTCCTGGCGGCCGAGGGGATCCGCGACCAGGTCACGGTGATCGCCAGCGGCGGCATCCGGACTCCCGCCGACGTCGCCAAGGCGATCGCCATGGGCGCCGACGGATGCGTGATCGGCACGGCGGAACTGGTGGCCCTGGGATGCATCCGCTGCACCGCCTGCGAGAGCGGACGCGGATGCGCGCGGGGGATCGCGACGACCGACGACGAGCTGCTGGAAATGGTGGACATCGAGTGGTGCACGCAGCGGCTGGTGAACCTGTACGCCGCGTGGCAGCGGATGCTGGTGGACCTGCTGTTCCGGCTGGGGCTCGATTCCGTGAGCGCCCTGCGGGGGCGCACCGACCTGCTGACCCACCTGGATTAC